One genomic window of Nocardia higoensis includes the following:
- a CDS encoding Crp/Fnr family transcriptional regulator — translation MDEALARAGIFQGVEPTAVAALAKQLQPVDFPRGHVIFNEGEPGDRLYIITAGKVKIGRRSPDGRENLLTIMGPSDMFGELSIFDPGPRTSTATTVTEVRAVTMDRDALKAWIDQRPEIAEQLLRVLARRLRRTNNNLADLIFTDVPGRVAKALLQLAQRFGTQEAGALRVTHDLTQEEIAQLVGASRETVNKALADFAHRGWLRLEGKSVLISDSERLARRAR, via the coding sequence GTGGACGAGGCCCTCGCCAGAGCAGGCATCTTCCAAGGCGTAGAGCCCACCGCGGTGGCGGCACTCGCCAAACAACTGCAGCCCGTGGACTTTCCGCGCGGTCACGTCATCTTCAACGAGGGCGAACCCGGTGACCGGCTGTACATCATCACCGCGGGCAAGGTGAAGATCGGCCGCCGTTCCCCGGACGGCCGGGAGAACCTGCTCACCATCATGGGGCCGTCGGACATGTTCGGCGAGCTGTCGATCTTCGATCCCGGTCCGCGTACCTCGACCGCGACAACGGTCACCGAGGTCCGCGCGGTCACCATGGACCGCGACGCGCTCAAGGCGTGGATCGATCAACGGCCCGAGATCGCCGAGCAGTTGCTACGAGTGCTGGCCCGCCGTCTGCGGCGCACCAACAACAACCTCGCCGACCTGATCTTCACCGACGTTCCCGGTCGTGTGGCCAAGGCGCTGCTGCAGCTCGCGCAGCGCTTCGGCACCCAGGAGGCGGGCGCCCTCCGAGTCACCCACGACCTGACCCAGGAAGAGATCGCCCAGCTCGTCGGCGCTTCCCGCGAGACCGTGAACAAGGCGCTGGCCGACTTCGCGCACCGCGGCTGGCTGCGGCTCGAAGGCAAGAGCGTGCTCATCTCCGACTCCGAGCGCCTCGCCCGCCGCGCCCGCTGA
- the nth gene encoding endonuclease III, with protein MNRVLAEAFPGAHCELDFTTPLELAVATILSAQCTDERVNLTTPALFARYRTARDYAEANRAELEEFIRPTGFFRNKTSSLIGLGQALTEKYEGELPHTLEELVKLPGIGRKTANVILGNAFGVPGITVDTHFGRLVRRWGWTSEEDPVKVEHIVGELVERKEWTMLSHRVIFHGRRVCHARKPACGACVLAADCPSFGLGPTDPVAAAALVKGPERDHLLRMAGL; from the coding sequence ATGAATCGTGTTCTCGCCGAGGCTTTCCCCGGCGCGCACTGCGAACTCGACTTCACCACACCGCTCGAATTGGCGGTCGCGACAATCCTTTCCGCGCAATGCACCGACGAGCGCGTGAATCTGACCACACCGGCCTTGTTCGCCCGGTATCGCACCGCTCGCGACTACGCCGAGGCGAACCGAGCCGAACTCGAGGAATTCATCCGGCCGACCGGTTTCTTCCGGAACAAGACCTCGTCGCTGATCGGGCTCGGGCAGGCGCTGACGGAGAAATACGAGGGTGAACTGCCTCACACCCTCGAAGAATTGGTGAAATTGCCCGGAATCGGGCGGAAAACGGCCAATGTCATCCTCGGTAACGCCTTCGGGGTCCCGGGGATCACGGTGGACACCCATTTCGGCCGGTTGGTTCGCCGCTGGGGCTGGACCAGCGAGGAGGATCCGGTCAAGGTCGAGCACATCGTCGGCGAACTCGTCGAGCGCAAGGAGTGGACGATGCTCTCGCACCGGGTGATCTTCCACGGTCGGCGCGTGTGCCATGCCCGCAAACCCGCGTGTGGCGCGTGTGTGCTCGCCGCGGACTGCCCGTCCTTCGGCCTCGGTCCGACCGACCCGGTGGCGGCCGCCGCACTCGTCAAGGGGCCTGAGCGTGATCACCTGCTGCGGATGGCGGGGCTGTGA
- a CDS encoding TlpA disulfide reductase family protein has translation MSRLPVSARLALAALITVVALAVALWPREAERDSVERDPSGGAVPTQLREEAALPPCPRPADDVPGRGPLAGLTTVCLADGAPVDVAAALAGKPALVNLWAYWCGPCAQELPHLQDFADRAGAAITVLTVHSDPDEAKALSRLAGLDVHLPGVLDPDARIRSAVGAPAVLPISVLLRADGSVAEVVVRTFTGVDDIANTVDRALGVRM, from the coding sequence GTGAGCCGATTGCCGGTGTCCGCGCGGCTGGCGCTGGCGGCGCTGATCACGGTCGTCGCGCTGGCGGTCGCGCTGTGGCCGCGCGAGGCCGAGCGCGACTCTGTCGAACGAGACCCGTCCGGCGGTGCGGTCCCCACACAGCTTCGCGAAGAGGCGGCGCTGCCCCCTTGCCCGCGGCCTGCCGACGACGTCCCGGGCCGGGGACCGCTGGCCGGTCTCACAACGGTCTGCCTGGCCGACGGCGCGCCGGTCGATGTGGCCGCCGCGCTGGCGGGCAAACCCGCACTGGTCAACCTGTGGGCGTACTGGTGTGGTCCGTGCGCGCAGGAATTGCCGCATCTGCAAGACTTCGCGGACCGGGCGGGCGCGGCGATCACCGTGCTCACCGTGCACAGCGATCCCGACGAGGCGAAGGCGTTGTCCCGACTGGCCGGTCTGGACGTGCACCTGCCCGGCGTGCTGGATCCGGACGCGCGGATCCGCAGCGCGGTCGGGGCGCCCGCGGTGCTGCCGATCTCGGTGCTGCTACGGGCCGACGGCTCGGTCGCCGAGGTAGTGGTGCGCACGTTCACCGGTGTGGACGACATCGCGAACACCGTGGATCGGGCCCTCGGGGTACGGATGTGA
- a CDS encoding NUDIX hydrolase encodes MTIELPHDTPVWLRRVTEPASMERGSGTSKARVLRRLMTLTSPAREAAVLVLFEGSPEPGPGAPGGLPADAHVLLTQRASTMRQHRGQVAFPGGATDPEDEGPIDTALREAAEETGLEPAGVQPLTLLPKLFVPPSRFDVTPVVAYWREPSEVRVVDPAETERVVRVPMAGLLDPANRFQVRSPLGYSSPAFQIDGMLVWGLTGGILAGLITGAGWELDWDRSDVRDLESSLAAVGMTS; translated from the coding sequence ATGACCATCGAACTTCCGCACGACACGCCGGTCTGGCTGCGTCGCGTCACCGAGCCCGCCTCGATGGAACGCGGCAGTGGAACGTCCAAGGCGCGCGTGCTGCGCCGCCTCATGACATTGACCTCGCCCGCCCGCGAGGCGGCCGTACTGGTGCTCTTCGAGGGCTCGCCCGAACCCGGCCCCGGCGCGCCGGGCGGCCTGCCCGCCGACGCGCACGTCCTGCTCACCCAGCGCGCGTCGACCATGCGTCAGCACCGCGGACAGGTGGCTTTCCCCGGCGGCGCCACCGATCCGGAGGACGAGGGGCCGATCGACACCGCGCTGCGCGAGGCGGCCGAGGAGACCGGCCTGGAGCCCGCGGGCGTGCAACCGCTGACCCTGTTGCCGAAACTGTTCGTACCGCCGTCACGCTTCGACGTGACCCCGGTGGTGGCCTACTGGCGTGAGCCGAGCGAGGTACGGGTGGTCGATCCCGCCGAGACGGAACGAGTGGTGCGGGTGCCGATGGCCGGCCTGCTCGATCCGGCCAATCGTTTCCAGGTCCGCAGTCCGCTCGGGTATTCGAGTCCGGCCTTCCAGATCGACGGAATGCTCGTCTGGGGCCTGACCGGCGGCATCCTCGCCGGGCTGATCACCGGCGCGGGCTGGGAGCTCGACTGGGACCGCTCCGACGTGCGGGATCTGGAGAGCTCGCTGGCCGCGGTGGGCATGACCTCATGA